One Deltaproteobacteria bacterium DNA window includes the following coding sequences:
- a CDS encoding outer membrane beta-barrel domain-containing protein gives MRKTHLIATALAALIVSSSVAHAEPRKSPLEGQPAVRHRYELRDKRFEVGPAVWFSLNRALRHSIAVGAKLQFHLTDYLALGAEIGYGFGLDTGLAGEIEGTFAPANTKAWETHKSKFSDINLIGDVRVAFTPFAGKMGIFGKLFLAYDFYAFGGFGFAMTKNNTDDAGANETNEGFRPGAVWGFGMHLFFTKWMAMTVEVKDLMFQDNESGQDITRGTSEAELTQKKVLVDSSDRQFKNHFFVGIGFTFLLPGNPKTSN, from the coding sequence ATGCGCAAGACGCACCTCATCGCCACCGCCCTGGCCGCGCTGATCGTGAGCTCTTCCGTAGCCCACGCCGAGCCGCGCAAGAGCCCGCTCGAGGGACAGCCCGCCGTTCGACACCGGTACGAGCTGCGGGACAAGCGCTTCGAAGTTGGCCCCGCAGTGTGGTTCTCCCTGAACCGCGCCCTCAGGCACTCCATCGCGGTGGGCGCCAAGTTGCAGTTCCACCTCACGGACTACCTGGCTCTCGGGGCCGAGATCGGCTACGGGTTCGGGCTCGACACGGGCCTCGCCGGGGAGATCGAAGGGACCTTCGCCCCCGCCAACACGAAGGCCTGGGAGACCCACAAGAGCAAGTTCTCCGACATCAACCTGATCGGGGACGTGCGGGTCGCCTTCACCCCCTTCGCCGGCAAGATGGGCATTTTCGGCAAGCTCTTCCTCGCCTACGACTTCTATGCCTTCGGCGGATTCGGCTTCGCGATGACGAAGAACAACACGGACGATGCCGGCGCGAACGAGACCAACGAAGGGTTCCGCCCGGGTGCTGTCTGGGGCTTCGGCATGCACCTGTTCTTCACCAAGTGGATGGCGATGACGGTCGAGGTCAAGGACCTCATGTTCCAGGACAACGAGTCGGGCCAGGACATCACGCGAGGGACGTCGGAGGCGGAGCTGACGCAGAAGAAGGTGCTGGTGGACTCGTCGGACCGTCAGTTCAAGAACCACTTCTTCGTGGGCATCGGCTTCACCTTCCTCCTGCCCGGCAACCCGAAGACCTCGAACTAG
- the lipB gene encoding lipoyl(octanoyl) transferase LipB, protein MTRSVLRWTFLGRVPYGRALALQTRLKDEVRCGSAADTLLLVEHPPVITLGRSAQSAHVLISEARRASVGVELFEVGRGGDVTYHGPGQLVGYPIRRIGRAIRPHVDGMMQSLVTWLRRYGIEAWFRDDAPGVWTAGGKIAAVGVDARGGVATHGFALNLAPELSHFQMIVPCGLTQPVTSVAALAGSAPELERAAREMAALLGEQYHSDLVELTPSALGDGS, encoded by the coding sequence TTGACGCGCTCCGTTCTGCGATGGACCTTCCTCGGCCGCGTGCCGTACGGGCGCGCCCTCGCCCTGCAGACGCGGCTGAAGGACGAGGTTCGCTGCGGGAGTGCGGCCGACACGCTGCTCCTCGTGGAGCACCCGCCGGTCATCACGCTCGGCCGCTCCGCGCAATCCGCTCACGTGCTGATCTCCGAGGCCCGTAGGGCTTCCGTCGGGGTCGAACTCTTCGAGGTGGGGCGGGGGGGGGACGTGACCTATCACGGCCCGGGTCAACTCGTGGGCTACCCCATTCGACGCATCGGCCGGGCGATCCGTCCGCACGTCGATGGGATGATGCAGTCGCTCGTCACGTGGCTCCGCCGCTACGGCATAGAGGCCTGGTTTCGGGACGACGCCCCCGGGGTGTGGACCGCCGGAGGAAAGATCGCGGCGGTGGGAGTCGACGCGCGCGGTGGAGTGGCAACGCACGGCTTCGCGCTGAACCTCGCTCCCGAGCTGTCGCACTTCCAGATGATCGTGCCCTGCGGATTGACCCAGCCCGTGACCTCCGTGGCCGCGCTCGCGGGGAGCGCGCCGGAGCTGGAGCGCGCCGCTCGCGAGATGGCCGCCTTGCTCGGAGAGCAGTATCACTCGGACCTCGTCGAGCTGACGCCGAGCGCGCTCGGCGACGGGTCGTAG
- a CDS encoding sigma 54-interacting transcriptional regulator: MAGRYGLGRILGEGTGGVVAEAEDLTTGLRRALKLYRQRGDADAGAFDELTWLSSLAHPSLVAVHDLGRLTEPVELAGQTFPRGTVYAAMELLQGASAASVIASTPENLRAARLRRMADELADALHLIHRQGLCHYDVKPDNVLVAANGRAVLADLGLVAPPSSVRAGRGTIPFMAPELLAGLGGDHRADLYSLGATLAALASGAPPFSGEGAELVAAVLTRKPLFVVPWLDEETASLLERLLRKDPSRRPSSALVVRAELARIAGDHRTATELSSLRQVVSPAFVGRGEAVQALAACLAEHARGEGDLGVVLLDGTPGVGKSRLVAEAVRRHRMAVVGGTALPVRVLRGSAEAILLEAGGSPFARGLRIAERAVLLDAHLVRESALQPVVIHLPELDQDPLGLALVQVRLRASTSPTDRGRVLLLVESCTSAADPVREARAGLLRLVVPPLSVDEIGELASSMLGAPLEPEAVRSLHRASAGLPGLAAERLRQAVGARWPVAGADESPGSLASLLARRRGLLEASARAVTDALAVWNGPASVRELASLADLPPEGTWSALSSLVADGTLTEEQGRVAWPSAAHASAWQSGVPASLRRRLHARAAELLTAHPSGADLEVDLRRARHLLGASRAGAASGALEVARRLVDGPLPARALPLLRQVLASADEALRPAARLLLGRLHVELGQYAQALEVLPQDARGEAALVRALALQRRGDYAEAEELLRAELATEEDPERRRQEVALLGQVLGRRGRWREVLELVRDTRTATSEDARRDEDAALLEAAGLAHFYLGKLDQAEGVLRRGSEVADAGAHRGQRARFSHLLGMVAFARGELRVAAERYRQALQLAEEDGALHLVASCSGNLGSVLVELGSYAEALDRLTVTVRELGRLGHGAELGQALCNLAGLFAALGDFGEAGRIAARVEELDAASSHTAGYLALLRAEVHRASQDWPAALGEADRAFAAFSAAGVERESGLAQTARVEALLGLGRLDEATQALDALPTAGETSDVAHVRTLAAARLARHRRIPTEALEALLETLADQCAALTARGAAPALWRTAARLGGLLFSSDKPAAARAVLERARRTLEELVSHAPEIYRERMLRDPDALALEADWRALVGGATDGARTMETRAAVGEAADSPQRLRRLLAINKRLNSELRLPNLLEMIVDTVIELTDAERGFLVLVEADGSFAVRVARNIDRRSLEGEELALSRSIAEQAVRRGDPVVTVDAAGDGRFQAALSVSDLRLRSVMAVPLPVKGRTVGALYVDHRLRRGVFGEAEVELVQDFADQAAIAIENARLVEENERRRAEIETLNQQLSSTVEHQSAELEQAREELRSNRQALALRHDYGDIVGRTPRMLDLFRLLDRVTDTDLPVVIFGESGTGKELVARAIHYNGRRSARPFVGENCGAIPETLLESVLFGHVRGAFTGADRDRRGLFEVASGGTLFLDEVSEMSPGMQTKLLRVLQDGEVRRVGGERSQRTDVRVIAAANRDLGQLVAQGRFREDLFYRLSVVRIEIPPLRERREDIPTLVEHFLAKHGGTGRRVSRVAMTKLQGYGWPGNVRELENEIMRAVALGGPDVEVADLSPHVGDALSRVVRDPRDLSMRPRVEQMERELIQEALVRTSGNHTQAARALGLSRFGLLKKLRRYNLEKGDGTAARGRDV, translated from the coding sequence GTGGCCGGTCGCTATGGTCTCGGAAGGATCCTCGGGGAGGGAACCGGCGGCGTGGTCGCGGAGGCGGAGGATCTCACGACGGGTCTTCGCCGGGCGCTCAAGCTCTACCGTCAGCGTGGCGATGCGGATGCCGGCGCCTTCGACGAGCTCACCTGGCTCTCCAGCCTCGCCCACCCGAGCCTCGTCGCGGTGCATGACCTCGGAAGACTGACGGAGCCGGTCGAGCTCGCCGGTCAGACCTTCCCGCGCGGGACCGTGTACGCGGCGATGGAGCTCCTTCAGGGAGCCTCTGCCGCCTCGGTCATCGCGAGCACGCCGGAGAACCTGCGGGCCGCGCGCCTGCGGCGCATGGCGGACGAGCTCGCCGACGCGCTGCACCTCATCCACCGCCAGGGCCTCTGCCACTACGACGTGAAGCCCGACAACGTCCTCGTCGCGGCGAACGGGCGCGCGGTGCTGGCCGACCTCGGGCTGGTCGCTCCGCCTTCGTCAGTGCGGGCCGGGCGAGGCACGATCCCCTTCATGGCGCCGGAGCTGCTCGCCGGTCTGGGCGGCGACCACCGCGCCGATCTGTACAGCCTCGGGGCGACGCTGGCCGCGCTGGCGTCCGGAGCGCCGCCGTTTTCCGGTGAGGGTGCGGAGCTCGTGGCGGCCGTTCTGACGCGCAAGCCTCTGTTCGTCGTCCCATGGCTCGACGAGGAGACCGCGAGCCTGCTCGAGCGACTGCTGCGCAAGGACCCGTCCCGCAGGCCGTCGTCGGCCTTGGTCGTGCGCGCGGAGCTGGCCCGGATCGCCGGCGATCACCGGACCGCGACCGAGCTCTCATCCCTGCGGCAGGTGGTGTCCCCCGCCTTCGTGGGCCGCGGTGAGGCGGTTCAGGCGCTCGCCGCGTGTCTCGCCGAGCACGCGCGCGGAGAGGGAGACCTGGGCGTGGTCCTCCTCGACGGGACTCCGGGGGTCGGCAAGTCGCGACTCGTTGCGGAGGCCGTCAGGCGCCACCGGATGGCCGTCGTGGGCGGAACGGCCCTGCCGGTGCGGGTGCTTCGGGGCTCGGCGGAGGCGATCTTGCTCGAGGCGGGCGGGTCCCCGTTCGCGCGAGGCCTACGCATCGCGGAGCGGGCCGTACTGCTCGACGCGCACCTCGTGCGGGAGAGCGCGCTTCAGCCGGTGGTGATCCACCTGCCGGAGCTCGACCAGGATCCGCTGGGTCTCGCGCTCGTGCAGGTGCGACTGCGAGCAAGTACGTCTCCGACGGACCGCGGGCGCGTGTTGCTGCTCGTCGAGAGCTGCACCTCCGCGGCGGATCCCGTCCGCGAGGCGCGCGCTGGGCTCTTGCGTCTGGTGGTGCCGCCTCTCTCGGTGGACGAGATCGGAGAGCTGGCGAGCTCGATGTTGGGGGCGCCGCTCGAGCCGGAGGCCGTTCGCTCACTCCACCGGGCGTCAGCGGGCCTTCCGGGGCTGGCCGCCGAGCGACTTCGCCAGGCAGTGGGAGCGCGGTGGCCCGTTGCCGGCGCCGACGAGAGCCCCGGGTCGCTCGCCTCCTTGCTCGCGCGGCGACGAGGGCTGCTCGAGGCCTCGGCGCGCGCCGTGACGGACGCGCTCGCGGTGTGGAACGGACCGGCGTCCGTGCGGGAGCTCGCCAGCCTGGCCGATCTTCCGCCCGAGGGGACGTGGTCGGCTCTCTCGTCGCTCGTGGCGGATGGGACGCTGACGGAAGAGCAGGGGCGCGTGGCCTGGCCGAGTGCGGCCCACGCCAGCGCCTGGCAAAGCGGGGTTCCGGCGTCGCTGCGACGGCGCCTCCACGCCCGGGCCGCGGAGCTGCTGACAGCGCACCCGAGCGGTGCGGACCTCGAGGTAGACCTGCGCCGGGCTCGACACCTTCTCGGAGCCTCGCGCGCCGGCGCCGCTTCCGGGGCCCTGGAGGTCGCGCGGCGGCTCGTGGACGGGCCGCTCCCCGCGCGCGCGCTTCCGCTCTTGCGCCAGGTGCTCGCGAGCGCCGACGAGGCGCTTCGGCCGGCGGCACGGCTGCTTCTCGGCCGGCTTCACGTCGAGCTAGGACAGTACGCGCAGGCGCTCGAGGTGTTGCCGCAGGACGCGCGCGGCGAGGCCGCCCTGGTGCGTGCGCTGGCGCTGCAGCGACGCGGTGACTACGCCGAGGCGGAGGAACTGTTGCGCGCCGAGCTGGCTACCGAAGAGGACCCGGAGCGTCGGCGGCAGGAGGTCGCCCTGCTTGGGCAGGTGCTCGGTCGCCGAGGACGCTGGCGGGAGGTGCTCGAGCTCGTGCGCGATACGCGGACCGCGACCAGCGAGGACGCGCGTAGGGACGAGGACGCGGCCCTGCTCGAGGCCGCGGGGCTCGCGCACTTCTATCTCGGGAAGCTCGACCAGGCGGAAGGGGTTCTCCGGCGAGGATCGGAGGTTGCGGACGCGGGGGCTCATCGAGGCCAGCGTGCTCGCTTCTCGCACCTTCTGGGGATGGTGGCCTTCGCGCGTGGGGAGCTGCGGGTGGCGGCCGAGCGCTACCGGCAGGCGCTGCAGCTGGCCGAGGAGGACGGGGCGCTGCACCTCGTGGCGAGCTGCAGCGGAAACCTGGGTTCGGTGCTGGTGGAGCTCGGGAGCTACGCCGAGGCCCTCGACCGACTGACGGTGACGGTCCGCGAGCTCGGCCGACTCGGACATGGCGCAGAACTCGGTCAGGCGCTGTGCAACCTGGCGGGGCTCTTCGCCGCGCTCGGCGACTTCGGCGAGGCGGGACGCATCGCGGCGCGCGTGGAGGAGCTCGACGCCGCGAGCTCTCACACCGCGGGCTACCTCGCGCTCTTGCGCGCGGAGGTGCACCGCGCGAGCCAGGACTGGCCGGCGGCGCTGGGTGAGGCCGACCGGGCGTTCGCTGCGTTTTCGGCGGCCGGCGTCGAGCGCGAGAGCGGTCTCGCGCAGACGGCGCGGGTAGAGGCCCTCCTCGGTCTGGGGCGCTTGGACGAAGCCACGCAGGCCCTCGACGCTCTCCCCACCGCGGGCGAGACCTCGGACGTGGCGCACGTGCGAACTCTGGCGGCAGCGCGGCTCGCCCGTCATCGACGGATCCCGACCGAAGCGCTCGAAGCGCTGCTAGAGACCCTGGCCGATCAGTGCGCCGCCCTGACCGCCCGAGGGGCCGCGCCAGCTCTCTGGCGGACGGCCGCTCGCCTGGGCGGTCTGCTGTTTTCTAGCGATAAGCCCGCTGCTGCGCGCGCGGTGCTCGAGCGCGCCCGGCGCACCCTGGAGGAACTCGTGAGCCACGCCCCCGAAATCTACCGCGAGCGCATGTTGCGGGACCCGGATGCCCTCGCGCTCGAGGCCGACTGGCGGGCGCTGGTCGGCGGTGCGACCGACGGCGCGCGAACGATGGAGACGCGCGCGGCCGTGGGTGAAGCGGCCGACTCGCCGCAGCGACTGAGGAGGCTGCTCGCAATCAACAAGCGCCTCAACAGCGAGCTGCGACTCCCCAACCTGCTCGAGATGATCGTCGACACGGTCATCGAGCTCACCGATGCAGAGCGCGGTTTTCTGGTCCTCGTCGAGGCCGATGGGAGCTTCGCCGTGCGCGTGGCGCGCAACATCGACCGGCGGAGCCTCGAGGGGGAGGAGCTCGCGCTCAGTCGCTCCATCGCCGAGCAGGCGGTGCGGCGCGGGGACCCCGTGGTGACCGTGGACGCGGCGGGTGACGGACGCTTCCAGGCCGCGCTGAGCGTGAGCGACCTGCGGCTGCGCTCCGTCATGGCGGTGCCCCTGCCAGTGAAGGGGAGGACCGTCGGTGCGCTCTACGTCGATCATCGGCTTCGGCGGGGCGTCTTCGGCGAGGCGGAGGTGGAGCTCGTTCAAGACTTCGCCGACCAGGCGGCGATCGCGATCGAGAACGCACGCCTCGTCGAAGAGAACGAGCGGCGACGGGCCGAGATCGAGACGCTGAACCAGCAGCTGTCGTCCACCGTCGAGCACCAGTCTGCGGAGCTGGAGCAGGCCCGCGAGGAGCTGCGGAGCAACCGGCAGGCCCTCGCGCTGCGGCACGACTACGGGGACATCGTGGGTCGCACGCCGCGCATGCTCGACCTGTTTCGGCTGCTCGACCGCGTGACCGACACCGATCTGCCGGTGGTGATCTTCGGCGAGAGCGGGACCGGAAAGGAGCTCGTGGCGCGCGCGATCCACTACAACGGCCGGCGGTCGGCGAGGCCCTTCGTCGGCGAGAACTGCGGCGCGATTCCAGAGACGCTCCTCGAGAGCGTGCTCTTCGGTCACGTGCGCGGCGCGTTCACCGGCGCGGACCGCGATCGGCGGGGGCTCTTCGAGGTGGCGAGCGGCGGCACGCTCTTTCTCGACGAGGTTTCGGAGATGAGCCCCGGGATGCAGACCAAGCTCCTGCGGGTGCTGCAGGACGGGGAGGTTCGCCGCGTCGGCGGCGAGCGGAGCCAGCGGACCGACGTGCGGGTGATCGCGGCGGCGAATCGCGACCTCGGGCAGCTCGTCGCGCAGGGCCGTTTCCGCGAGGACCTCTTCTACCGCCTGAGCGTGGTCCGCATCGAGATCCCGCCGCTCCGCGAACGGCGCGAAGACATCCCGACCCTCGTGGAGCACTTCCTCGCGAAGCACGGCGGCACCGGGAGGCGCGTGAGCCGCGTGGCGATGACCAAGCTGCAGGGCTACGGCTGGCCCGGCAACGTGCGCGAGCTGGAGAACGAGATCATGCGGGCCGTGGCGCTCGGGGGGCCCGACGTCGAGGTCGCAGACCTGTCGCCGCACGTGGGCGACGCCCTCTCCCGGGTTGTGCGAGACCCCCGGGACCTGTCGATGAGACCCCGGGTGGAGCAGATGGAGCGGGAGCTCATCCAGGAGGCGCTCGTGCGCACGAGCGGCAACCACACCCAGGCGGCCCGGGCGCTCGGCCTGAGTCGGTTCGGGTTGCTCAAGAAGCTCCGGCGCTACAACCTGGAGAAGGGGGACGGGACCGCCGCCCGCGGGCGAGATGTCTAG
- a CDS encoding transglycosylase domain-containing protein — protein MPHAAPAERWLTPPDESASLPEPALTVRRLAWSVLALLALAALAGLGYRIHLGTLAHLNRTLSRGLGVPVLIRGVNARWGPQVLLEGVQIGPWITARELRLGLTVESRWPPRVGIRAATLVGPVLQWDGEPALLERLLGAPPERRPRAHPAPAAASSRRKPLELHVADGALALKLRWRGRSIELQAERIWSEPRGALQTLVLGHTRLLENGIPLADLPAAAAELDALLGYRPQRLALAGATLQPPGGGTPWTVPSAKLVRSGGAVRLDGTLAPARSRGGRVRVSGTLGPDLSLSGDHSLQLTFRALDLGALRSTFPGRLTGLALEGRLEGQVHVGAMEARGVPVRPSLRFDRARVRHPWIADGTVGPLDGRIEGVAWVKGAPLVARLEDLVLRLPPLELRARGTLNPAQASRRLDLALHLAPLPCQALLDRAVASGFAPRLAGMALTGQVGGAARLRLAATGVLGDDVEAEVTPASCRVTRDAPRADPAQLRHAVRMPLRLAGRPTGSTWTIGPDNPAYVPLARISRHLRAAFVVAEDGRFFRHEGFDGEALRKALLVDLRHGRWIKGASTISQQLVKNLLLDHRRTFARKFQEMVLTWRMEQVLSKQRILELYLNMVELGPGVLGVEQASQRYFGRSAAAVTPLQAAHLAAMTPSPVPLARRFAQERPGKPWMERLGQLLAMMQRAGNLSRAERARWATARLDLIP, from the coding sequence ATGCCCCACGCAGCACCGGCAGAGCGGTGGCTCACGCCTCCGGACGAGAGCGCTTCGCTGCCCGAACCGGCGCTCACCGTCCGCCGCCTGGCGTGGAGCGTCCTCGCCCTGCTCGCCCTGGCGGCCCTCGCGGGACTCGGGTACCGCATCCACCTCGGCACGCTCGCGCACCTCAATCGGACGCTGAGTCGCGGCCTGGGGGTGCCGGTACTCATTCGTGGCGTGAACGCGCGGTGGGGCCCGCAGGTGCTCCTCGAGGGCGTACAGATCGGTCCGTGGATCACTGCGCGCGAACTGCGGCTCGGACTCACCGTCGAGTCGCGCTGGCCCCCGCGCGTCGGCATCCGCGCGGCCACGCTCGTCGGCCCGGTCCTCCAGTGGGACGGAGAGCCGGCACTCCTCGAGCGCCTCCTGGGGGCGCCGCCGGAGCGTCGTCCTCGGGCCCATCCCGCTCCTGCCGCGGCGAGCTCGCGACGAAAGCCTCTCGAGCTTCACGTCGCGGACGGCGCGCTGGCGCTCAAGTTGCGTTGGCGCGGACGGTCCATCGAGCTTCAGGCCGAGCGGATCTGGAGCGAGCCGCGGGGAGCGCTCCAGACGCTGGTGCTCGGACACACCCGGCTCCTCGAGAACGGAATCCCGCTCGCCGATCTGCCCGCCGCCGCGGCCGAGCTGGACGCGCTGCTCGGCTACCGACCGCAGCGCCTCGCCCTCGCCGGCGCGACGCTGCAACCTCCAGGTGGAGGCACGCCGTGGACCGTACCGAGCGCGAAGCTCGTCCGTTCCGGAGGCGCCGTGCGGCTGGACGGGACGCTGGCTCCCGCGCGATCTCGCGGCGGTCGCGTTCGCGTCTCCGGGACGCTGGGCCCCGACCTGTCGCTCTCCGGTGATCACTCGCTGCAGCTGACCTTCCGCGCGCTGGACCTGGGCGCGTTGAGATCCACCTTCCCCGGTCGGCTGACGGGCCTGGCGCTCGAGGGCCGCCTCGAGGGTCAGGTGCACGTCGGGGCCATGGAAGCGCGTGGGGTGCCGGTTCGACCTTCGCTGCGATTCGACCGCGCTCGCGTGCGACATCCGTGGATCGCCGACGGTACGGTGGGACCACTCGACGGCCGCATCGAAGGCGTCGCCTGGGTGAAGGGGGCTCCCCTCGTCGCGCGACTCGAGGACCTGGTCCTGCGCCTGCCACCCCTCGAGCTCCGCGCGCGGGGCACCTTGAACCCCGCGCAGGCCTCGCGTCGGCTCGACCTCGCGCTGCATCTTGCGCCCCTCCCTTGCCAGGCACTGCTCGACCGTGCAGTGGCGAGCGGCTTCGCCCCGCGTCTGGCGGGGATGGCGCTCACCGGTCAGGTGGGCGGAGCCGCGCGGCTCCGACTGGCGGCGACGGGCGTCCTCGGCGACGACGTGGAGGCCGAGGTGACACCGGCTTCGTGTCGCGTGACCAGGGACGCGCCGCGGGCAGACCCGGCGCAGCTGCGGCACGCGGTACGGATGCCGTTGCGCCTCGCCGGTCGACCGACGGGGAGCACCTGGACGATCGGACCCGATAACCCCGCCTACGTCCCTCTCGCGCGTATCTCGCGGCATCTGCGTGCAGCCTTCGTCGTGGCCGAGGACGGGCGGTTCTTCCGTCACGAGGGCTTCGACGGCGAGGCGCTGCGCAAGGCGCTCCTCGTGGACCTGCGGCACGGGAGGTGGATTAAGGGGGCGAGCACCATCAGCCAGCAGCTCGTGAAGAACCTGCTGCTCGACCATCGCCGCACGTTCGCGCGGAAGTTTCAGGAGATGGTGCTCACCTGGCGCATGGAACAGGTGCTCTCGAAACAGCGGATCCTCGAGCTGTACCTGAACATGGTGGAGCTCGGTCCCGGAGTGCTAGGGGTCGAGCAGGCCTCCCAGCGCTACTTCGGTCGTTCGGCCGCCGCCGTCACGCCGCTGCAGGCGGCGCACCTGGCCGCCATGACGCCGAGCCCGGTTCCTCTGGCGCGGCGCTTCGCGCAGGAGCGCCCGGGGAAACCGTGGATGGAACGCCTGGGTCAGCTACTCGCCATGATGCAGCGGGCGGGCAACCTGAGTCGGGCGGAGCGCGCACGGTGGGCCACGGCCCGGCTGGATCTCATTCCCTAA
- a CDS encoding D-alanine--D-alanine ligase translates to MLKTKKIGVLMGGLSGERDISLQSGRAVLAALEKRGYTAVGIEVGRDLDQALRAEKIDVVFNALHGRFGEDGCVQGLLEMLGIAYTGSGVLASALAMNKIKAKELFRLHNLPTPPYYVVTQSELPTLAENHGAFGFPVVVKPAGEGSSIGVSVAEDLSELATACELALQHDDAVLIERMIPGKEVCVAILNGRALGAIGVVSHHDIFDYEAKYVPGNAHYHVPARLSPERYRGVLTQALRAHQALGCTGVTRVDMIVSDLGNEYILEVNTIPGLTPQSLLPRIARHAGLGFEELVEEILKGARLNAIASGPRQERRSVRVVFPGPERRSMLAGGI, encoded by the coding sequence ATGCTCAAAACCAAGAAGATCGGCGTACTCATGGGTGGCCTCTCGGGAGAGCGCGACATCTCGCTGCAGAGCGGACGCGCCGTACTGGCGGCGCTCGAGAAGCGCGGCTACACCGCGGTCGGCATCGAGGTGGGGAGGGACCTCGATCAGGCCCTGCGCGCCGAAAAGATCGACGTAGTGTTCAACGCGCTCCACGGCCGGTTCGGCGAAGACGGCTGCGTCCAGGGGTTGCTTGAGATGCTGGGCATCGCGTACACGGGGAGCGGCGTGCTCGCCAGCGCCCTCGCGATGAACAAGATCAAGGCCAAGGAGCTCTTCCGGCTCCACAACCTGCCGACGCCGCCCTACTACGTGGTCACCCAGAGCGAGCTGCCCACCCTCGCCGAGAACCACGGAGCGTTCGGCTTCCCCGTGGTCGTCAAGCCCGCGGGCGAGGGCTCGAGCATCGGGGTCTCCGTGGCGGAAGACCTCTCGGAACTGGCCACCGCGTGTGAGCTGGCGCTGCAGCACGACGACGCGGTGCTAATCGAGCGGATGATACCGGGCAAGGAGGTGTGCGTCGCGATCCTGAACGGGCGCGCCCTCGGGGCCATCGGCGTCGTCAGCCACCACGACATCTTCGACTACGAGGCGAAGTACGTCCCGGGCAACGCGCACTACCACGTGCCCGCGCGTCTGTCGCCCGAGCGCTACCGCGGCGTCCTCACCCAGGCCCTGCGCGCGCACCAGGCGCTCGGCTGCACGGGAGTCACGCGCGTGGACATGATCGTGAGCGACCTCGGCAACGAGTACATCCTCGAGGTCAACACGATTCCCGGCCTCACGCCGCAGAGCCTGCTCCCTCGCATCGCCCGTCACGCCGGCCTCGGCTTCGAGGAGCTCGTGGAGGAGATCCTGAAGGGCGCCCGCCTCAATGCCATCGCCTCCGGGCCCCGCCAGGAGCGGCGGTCGGTCCGCGTGGTCTTCCCTGGGCCCGAGCGGCGCTCCATGCTGGCCGGGGGGATCTAA
- a CDS encoding HEAT repeat domain-containing protein, with protein sequence MRLLVVPLAGAVAMVGGGCSRRAGVSADAAPLAIGRLAVRELSAPEDRVPGLGAREVETLVEARLRASSVVRRVEPSSPGAYHLTLQVGIGRPDGEADSSDDAEAARFVALVSGRGTVLGRPEALELQASAARPLASSGDVVRERRRVLRGLVETVLDDLLYQARLATARDTEVVAALRDRDHLRAGAAAEIAAHRRIAPAVPALVALLKHPDERLADRAIGALIAIGDRRAVPHLTRLAKFSDTAKLTKLLDGIATLGGDEAREYLEFVAVGHGDEEIRGLATEALDRLKRREAGSGRAPSHRR encoded by the coding sequence GTGCGACTGCTCGTCGTCCCTCTGGCCGGGGCCGTCGCGATGGTGGGCGGCGGGTGTTCGCGTCGCGCGGGTGTCTCGGCGGACGCGGCTCCGCTCGCCATCGGTCGCCTCGCGGTGCGTGAGCTCTCGGCACCGGAGGACCGCGTGCCGGGCCTCGGTGCCCGAGAGGTGGAGACGCTCGTTGAGGCCCGGCTGCGGGCGAGCTCGGTCGTGCGGCGCGTGGAGCCGTCGTCCCCCGGCGCCTACCACCTCACGTTGCAGGTCGGCATTGGTCGACCGGACGGTGAAGCGGACTCGTCGGACGACGCAGAAGCGGCGCGCTTCGTAGCGCTCGTCTCGGGACGGGGGACGGTGCTCGGCAGGCCCGAAGCCCTCGAGCTGCAGGCGAGCGCGGCTCGACCTCTCGCCAGCTCCGGGGACGTGGTGCGGGAGCGGCGCCGCGTGTTGCGTGGGCTCGTCGAGACGGTCCTCGACGACCTGCTCTACCAGGCGCGGCTCGCCACGGCCCGAGATACCGAGGTGGTGGCGGCGCTCCGGGACCGGGATCACCTGCGAGCGGGCGCGGCGGCGGAGATCGCGGCCCACCGTCGCATCGCTCCGGCGGTTCCTGCGCTCGTGGCGCTGCTGAAGCACCCCGACGAGAGGCTGGCCGACCGAGCCATTGGAGCGTTGATCGCCATCGGGGATCGCCGGGCCGTGCCGCACCTCACCCGTCTCGCGAAGTTTTCGGACACTGCGAAGCTCACCAAGCTCCTCGACGGCATCGCGACCCTCGGCGGCGACGAGGCGCGCGAGTACCTGGAGTTCGTCGCGGTGGGGCACGGCGACGAAGAGATCCGCGGTCTCGCCACCGAGGCGCTGGACCGGCTCAAGCGCCGGGAGGCGGGCTCCGGACGTGCTCCCTCGCACAGACGGTGA